From one Melospiza melodia melodia isolate bMelMel2 chromosome 6, bMelMel2.pri, whole genome shotgun sequence genomic stretch:
- the LOC134419779 gene encoding ciliary microtubule associated protein 1A-like — protein MEGPWVGNWRPHPRRGPILAEFSTPGPKYGLPGLTGHMAHDPTKDRAPAFSFRGSNAPSADTCSPGPRYFIESSITKTGRQVAPSALVTARPKTKILSTPGPSDYTTDRANKHVFHTAPANSLASRHKDLKGFRTPGPGTYTLPRILGPNTAYTHAEPCYSMKGKSQYQSCFQDVAKTPGPAAFPKVDLDIYKTRAPKFSMGLKTKVPGKGALPGPAEYTLGKLSITKARDPAFSFGVRHSLYQASLIPETHVD, from the exons ATGGAGGGACCCTGGGTAGGCAACTGGCGACCTCATCCCCGACGGGGCCCAATCCTTGCAGAATTCAGCACCCCAGGCCCCAAGTATGGGCTCCCTGGGTTAACAG GTCATATGGCTCATGATCCCACCAAAGACAGAGCCCCTGCGTTCTCATTTCGAGGGAGCAACGCTCCCTCTGCAGATACCTGCTCACCAGGTCCTCGGTACTTCATTGAATCATCCATCACCAAGACTGGGAGGCAGGTGGCTCCATCAGCACTTGTGACAGCACGTCCCAAGACCAAGATTTTGTCCACCCCTGGACCCA GTGACTACACCACGGATCGTGCCAACAAGCACGTTTTCCATACTGCACCGGCGAATAGCCTGGCATCCCGACACAAGGACTTGAAAGGTTTCCGCACACCAG GTCCTGGCACCTACACCTTGCCCAGGATTCTGGGACCCAACACAGCATACACTCATGCTGAACCATGCTACTCCATGAAGGGGAAGAGTCAATACCAGAGCTGTTTTCAAGATGTGGCAAAG ACGCCAGGTCCTGCGGCATTTCCCAAGGTGGATCTGGATATCTACAAAACCAGGGCTCCTAAGTTCTCAATGGGACTAAAAACGAAAGTTCCTGGAAAGGGAGCGCTTCCAGGTCCAGCAGAATACACCCTGGGAAAG TTGTCAATAACCAAGGCCCGGGATCCTGCCTTCAGTTTTGGAGTCCGACATTCTCTCTACCAAGCTTCTTTAATACCTGAAACACATGTTGATTAA
- the LOC134420363 gene encoding ciliary microtubule associated protein 1A-like, with protein MEGPWVGNWRPHPRRGPILAEFSTPGPKYWLPGTTGKPTIRGHDSTAQCLLPLGNLLSPHSCRHRSFHRLFLPGHMAHDPTKDRAPAFSFRGTKAPSTDTCSPGPRYFIESSITKTGKQMAPSALVTARPKIRILATPGPSDYRTDRANKLVFHTAPSNLMVFRPKDLKRFRTPGPGTYTLPRILGPNTAYTHAEPCYSMKGKSQYQSCFQDVAKTPGPAAFDKVDLDVYKTKAPRFSMGLRTKVPGKGGFPGPADYNTLGKVALIKARDPAYTFGLRHSLYKASIIPATHVD; from the exons ATGGAGGGACCCTGGGTAGGCAACTGGCGACCTCATCCCCGACGGGGCCCAATCCTTGCAGAATTCAGCACCCCAGGTCCCAAGTACTGGCTCCCTGGGACAACAGGTAAACCAACTATCAGGGGACATGATAGCACAGCACAGTGCTTGCTACCACTTGGGAACCTCCTTTCACcacacagctgcaggcacaggtcCTTTCACAGGCTTTTCTTGCCAGGTCATATGGCTCATGATCCCACCAAAGACAGAGCCCCTGCGTTCTCATTTCGAGGGACCAAAGCTCCCTCCACAGACACCTGCTCACCAGGTCCTCGGTACTTCATTGAATCATCCATCACCAAGACTGGGAAGCAGATGGCTCCATCAGCACTTGTGACAGCACGTCCCAAGATCAGGATTTTGGCCACCCCTGGACCCA GTGACTACCGCACGGATCGTGCCAACAAACTCGTCTTCCATACTGCACCGTCCAATCTCATGGTGTTCCGGCCCAAGGACTTGAAAAGGTTCCGAACACCAG GTCCTGGCACCTACACCTTGCCCAGGATTCTGGGACCCAACACAGCATACACTCATGCTGAACCATGCTACTCCATGAAGGGGAAGAGTCAATACCAGAGCTGTTTTCAAGATGTGGCAAAG ACGCCAGGTCCTGCAGCATTTGACAAGGTGGATCTGGATGTCTACAAAACCAAGGCTCCCAGGTTCTCAATGGGACTAAGAACCAAAGTTCCTGGAAAGGGAGGGTTTCCAGGTCCAGCAGACTACAACACCCTGGGAAAG GTTGCACTGATCAAGGCCCGGGATCCTGCTTACACTTTTGGACTACGACATTCTCTCTACAAAGCTTCCATAATACCTGCAACACATGTTGATTAA